A window from Thunnus albacares chromosome 19, fThuAlb1.1, whole genome shotgun sequence encodes these proteins:
- the zgc:114119 gene encoding mediator of RNA polymerase II transcription subunit 30-like, protein MAASLPQKPGMAGMPPQQQQPHLPPGAASAAGQQPMPPQGALREISPVFLCRIGQETVQDIVTRTMEIFQITRATQLPNGVTQSQAMYQDRFGKLQEHLRQLALLFRKLRLLYERCVEMTSDLQEGPAELLPYVGEELASVRVEPCSPAVIQERKEVLEKVRQKNQEMKVLMDQMRNLLWDVNAMLTLRK, encoded by the exons ATGGCAGCTTCCTTACCTCAGAAGCCAGGGATGGCAGGGATGCcccctcagcagcagcagccccacCTGCCCCCCGGTGCTGCCTCAGCAGCAGGTCAGCAGCCCATGCCCCCTCAGGGAGCCCTGAGAGAGATCTCCCCCGTGTTCCTCTGTCGGATTGGACAGGAGACCGTCCAGGACATCGTCACTCGCACCATGGAGATCTTCCAGATCACACGAGCCACGCAG CTTCCTAACGGTGTGACTCAGAGCCAGGCGATGTACCAAGACCGCTTTGGGAAGCTCCAGGAACACCTACGGCAGCTCGCCCTGCTCTTCCGAAAGCTGCGGCTCCTGTATGAACGCTGTGTGgagatgacctctgacctgcaggAAGGGCCAGCAGAG CTTCTGCCATATGTTGGGGAGGAGCTGGCTTCTGTCAGAGTGGAGCCCTGCAGTCCTGCTGTCATccaggagagaaaagaagttCTGGAG AAGGTACGTCAGAAGAACCAGGAGATGAAGGTTCTGATGGATCAAATGAGGAACCTGCTATGGGACGTCAATGCCATGCTGACGCTCAGGAAATGA